From the genome of Aspergillus oryzae RIB40 DNA, chromosome 4:
GCCATAGCGGGATACAATTGTCTGACTGAATCTGCTAGAGGGCAACCGTGGGAATCATAATATGGCTTGGAAAGTCTCCACTAAAGTGTACATAATGCCTCCCTCTATTACCATTCTCAAACCGACCACGAAGCGGCACGAATTCAGCCAGAGTCATGTGGTGCCCTGCGACCTTGAGCATAAAGCCCTCCACTGTTTCGAACTGTATAGCTGCCGGCCACAGTCCTATTTCTAGCCGCACGATAAACCCGGGCGGGACAGGCGACACACTCGAATGGTCATGCGCAGGCCAATGCGGCTTCGAAAGAGAAATGTCTAGGGCCCGGTGACCCGCTCTCAACACACCTGTGGGTCCGAGGTacttgaggatgttgatactctcgacctcttcctcagACCCTAGGCCTAGATGGTGTAGGGGTATATTGATATTCTGGAGGATCTGCTGGAGACGATCGACCTTGTGTATATCTAAGTCTGACGATGACATAGGAAGTGAACATCCGAACTATATCTGCTAGACATAACAAACAGacagtatatatagaaatcTAATTCTATACGTATTCTAACCAGTTTACTGCCTCCGGCGGTAGCATTCGCAGGCACGTACTTGAGAAAGGCCATGGCCAAGGAATACTACAGAGACTTAGTTACGGATAAAGATCTTAAAGATGGAAGGTAAAGTAATTTAAGGTGAGCGGACTTTTGGACCCTCTTGTGTACCTTGCGAGGCAATAACCCTTGCCTCCCTCGAGCATAGTATCGAATAAAGCTCGCCCCTAGCCTGGTAATGAATTAAGATCCCAAACAATAATTAAGTATAAGGCGGTCAATTACATATCGTTGAACAATAGAACTCGAACTTCACGGCTTATGAactttttgctttcctttgaTTTATAGCGTTTGGCTCCCCTCAGGCAATGACCACAATGGATCGTAGTACTGATGAACTGTATTGCCCTTGACGCCAGGCGCAAGAAACCTAGATACTCCAGTTCTCGTATCATAACTCTCAAACGTTGACGCCAGACGCTTTCCTCCACCCCCGGGGAGATCTACGACGAAAGATGGCGTCATAAACCCAGCGATTGTGCCTCGAATGTGGGATTCTatgtggaggatatcacggAGCGGCGTACGCAAATCCTCAACGCCTTGAACCATATCCCCTTGGTAGACATAGTACTATTTGTGTTAGTTTGACATCAACATAACCAGGGCAAACATACCGGCTGGATATTGTTGTCCGCTAATTTTCGAATTAACCGCTTCATAGTAGGGACATTGTTGTTCACTTTATTAAGCAAGACAGTCTGATTCCGAACGGTCACAGCATTGTGAAACAGCTTCTGAGCCGCTTGCTCAGTGATCCATGATATTTCTTGGGGATGGTTGAAGTGCGTGTGGAGGGCTAtattctttcccttctctcgtCCTCGATTACTGATCTCAATCAGGACCCGCGTCCATTCATCGCTTGGATCTAGGATCCGTGAAGGACAAACTGACAGTCCCTTGCTTGCGAATCGGATTCGGCGAATATGGTCAATCCCTAGAAGTGTGGTCCCAATTTCCCGCAACTGTGAAGgctcaaggaagaaggtgtCACCGCCAGAAACTACAACATCCGTTACTTCCGGTGTTCTTGCGATATACTCAAACATCGGCTCCCAGTATTTCTGTAAAGGAAGAAAACGTTTCTTGGACACGGTTTCAGTTTGCTGTCCCACCGAATAGGAGCGTGTACAAAATCGACAGTAAACGGGGCAGACCGATGTTGCTAAGTACGAGTCATTCTAATACATGATGCCCAAAGCAATAATAGCATTACCTAAGAAAAGGACTTTGTCCGGGTAACGGTGCACTAGGCCCTTGACGGGGGAGTCATGCGTTTCATGCAATGAGTCTAGCTGAAGTTGGGGATGATCCGGTTTAAAAGAGGAGGCGATGGGGATAAACTGTCTCCGAATTGGATCTGAATAGGCCTCCTTCCAGTTAATCAGGGACAAGATATGGGGTGTCAGTCGGACTGCCATTGGCGCCTTTTTCATCCCAGTTGCAACATCGGCAATAAATTCAGCACGCGTGACATAACCCTGTGTGGATGAAGAACGGATCTCAGATGGTAGAACAGCGGCGAGGAAATTGAGTAACGCCTTAGGGGATTGGAGAGAGTTTTTCATCTAGCTAAGGGTCAGCAGACACGCCAGTAGCCCAATAGTGAAGTTCAACTCTACCTGCCATTTGTAATCTATGAATTCACTCT
Proteins encoded in this window:
- a CDS encoding KamA family radical SAM protein (lysine 2,3-aminomutase) encodes the protein MRRVYWRSLYRHRLGIRWHATTSPCTSLDDSRHLPSAAAASRISYWKRIPAWSEVTESEFIDYKWQMKNSLQSPKALLNFLAAVLPSEIRSSSTQGYVTRAEFIADVATGMKKAPMAVRLTPHILSLINWKEAYSDPIRRQFIPIASSFKPDHPQLQLDSLHETHDSPVKGLVHRYPDKNDSYLATSVCPVYCRFCTRSYSVGQQTETVSKKRFLPLQKYWEPMFEYIARTPEVTDVVVSGGDTFFLEPSQLREIGTTLLGIDHIRRIRFASKGLSVCPSRILDPSDEWTRVLIEISNRGREKGKNIALHTHFNHPQEISWITEQAAQKLFHNAVTVRNQTVLLNKVNNNVPTMKRLIRKLADNNIQPYYVYQGDMVQGVEDLRTPLRDILHIESHIRGTIAGFMTPSFVVDLPGGGGKRLASTFESYDTRTGVSRFLAPGVKGNTVHQYYDPLWSLPEGSQTL